The Oscillospiraceae bacterium genome contains the following window.
ATGATATGCAGAGCAGTCTGCCTATGGACAGACTGTTGTGCGGTGACGTAGGATTTGGCAAGACCGAAGTGGCATTGCGTATGGTGATGAAGTGTGTGTTGAGTGGCAGGCAGGCCGCCATTTTAGTGCCGACAACGGTTTTGGCGCAACAGCATTACAATACGGCACGGCAACGATTTGGGCGATATCCGTTACGTGTCGAGATGGTGTCACGTTTCCGCACGGCGGCGCAGAATCGAGAAACATTGAAAAAGTTACGAAATGGTGAGCTTGACTTGGTCATCGGCACACATCGGCTGCTGCAAAAGGATGTGATTTTTCAAAAATTGGGGCTGCTGGTCATTGACGAGGAGCAGCGGTTTGGGGTGTCGCACAAAGAGAAACTCAAAGAAATGGCCAAGCAGGTTGATGTATTGACCTTGACGGCAACGCCTATTCCGCGGACGCTGAATATGGCGTTGTCGGGCGTGCGTGATATGTCAACGCTGGAAGAGCCGCCGCGCAACCGGTATCCGGTGCAAACCTTTGTGTTGGAATATGATGAATTGATTATTGACGATGCCATTCGCCGTGAAATCGGGCGGGGGGGGCAGGTGTATTATCTGCACAATCGTGTCGATACAATTGAGGCGTTGGCGGGGCGATTGCAGCGGCGGCATCCCGACGCCAAAATTGCTGTGGCGCACGGAAAAATGGCGGAGGGAGATTTGTCTGAGATGATGCGTTTGATGACAGAAGGGGAGATTGATTTGCTGGTCTGTACCACCATTATTGAGACGGGGCTGGACATTCCCAACGTCAATACGCTGATTATCGAGGATGCCGATAAGATGGGCTTGGCGCAACTGCATCAAATTCGTGGACGCGTAGGGCGGAGCAATCGCCATGCCAGTGCTTATCTGACCTATCGGCGTGGCAAAATTTTGACCGAAGTGGCAACTAAGCGTCTGACGGCGGTGCGTGAATACGTGGAATTTGGCGCGGGGTTCAAGATTGCTATGCGTGACTTGGAAATTCGCGGTGCGGGCAATATCTTGGGTGCCGAGCAGCACGGGCATATGTTGAGCGTTGGATATGATATGTACTTGAAATTGCTGGAGGAGGCTGTTTTAGAAGAAAAGGGTGAACAAAAGCCGTTGATTGCTGAATGTATAGTTGACTTGCAAGTCAATGCCGGCATCGACGAAAAATACGTGAAATCCGCTGGCGTGCGCATGGATTTATATCGTCGCATTGCGTTGGTACGTGATCGAGAACAGGCGCGTGATTTGCTTGATGAGCTCATTGACCGCTTTGGCGAACCGCCGCGCATGACAATCAATCTTGTGGATATTGCGCTGCTCCGCAACGAAGCGGCCGCGGCGGGGTTTTGTGAGGTCACGCAAAAAGAGGGGCGCATATTGCTATATATCCAAGCGCCGGATTTAGAACGTGTGGCTAAAGTCTGCGGTATGGAAAAATACCGCAGAAAAGTGCTGTTTTCGGTGGGCGATAAGCCGTATTTTGCATTTAAGTACGACGAAAAACTGTCTGTGATTGAGCAATTGCGGGCTTTGATTGGGGATTATGTGACCTAGGAGGAATGGTTCGCCTTTGAACGGCGGGAAGAAGTAATTAGTAAAGTTGAAATCCGATGTTTTAATGAGTGCCGGCGCATTGGACAGCCGCCGTTTGCGAATATATTCCTTGACAGAATGCCCGGTCAAAGCATAGAAGTCACGATATAACTTGGCATGAGAAGTAAATTCTGCAGAAGAAAGCCGTTTCCTTGTGATTGAACCGCTCCCTGTCAAGTAGACAATTAAAATAAAAAAAAACGGATGGAATGTTTATGGCACCCCATCCGTTTTGCAATACTGTTTTGTCTGTTGTTATGTGTCTAATCGTGATAATAATCCATTTAATTCACCAATCAACATTTCCAACATAACTTTTTTGTTATTGCAATAAGCTAATCCTTGTTTGTCAAATATTATCAACAGAGCGGATACAAAGGAATAGACAAATTCTTCCGCTTTTTCAGAAGGCATACGGACTTTCAATGTCTCTGCCTGTACGAACTCCTGAGATCCGTAGATTTTCGGAAGTCTTACAACAATATCCATTGCTTTATCGAAATCATCCAATTGCCTGCAATAAACCCAGCACAAAATGTTTAGAGCGTGATAGCGAATCTGATCATCAACACAATCCTCTAAAATGCGCCGGCAGATATTGATTGCTTCATTGGCTGCTTCAAGAGATATTTTTACACCATTATCCATACACCCGATTGCGGAAGCCAAAAAGGCTTGGAGTTTGTAACTTGACGGATACTGGCTCACAGCTTCCCTGTAAACAGAAACCGCTTCAGCAAAGTTACCGGCACATTGTTCTTTGTTTGCTTTTTCAATATACTCATTGATCTTGTTTTCTTTTTGCTTTTGATTCATACCTACCAACTCGTCGAGAGAAACATTGAAAAAATCTGCAATTGCAGGAAGAATTTCAATATCGGGGTAGCATATTTCGCTTTCCCAACGTGATATTGCCTGCGCCGTTACACCTAAATGCTCGGCTAAACGGTCTTGTGTAACATCTGCTTTTTTTCTTAATGCTTTTATTTTCGCGCCTATTTTAATCGTCATGATAAATCGCTCCTTGTTAAGTATTTCAGGCCTGTGACTTAATTATATCTTTTTTTCATTAAAAAACAATTATCAATCTGTTGTTTTTTTATCAACCGATTGTTTATACGCAAAATAGCGTAAAGAATTAAACCCTCTTTTTTATGAGAGAGCATAATTGTCATATCTAAAATTTACGCTGCTGTTAGCAATAAAGCGCGGTACTCCAACGGAGCATATCCCCCCAACCTCGCTTGAAACCTCCAGTTGTTGTAAAAGTGGATATACTGTTCAATAGCGGCTCTTAAACTATCATAATCATGAAATTTCCGCAGATAATAATGCTCTTGTCTTTTAGGTCAAGAATTGCGCTAAGGTACATTTTATCTCTGTTGCCGTATTTGAACTCCGTTGGAGTTGTCTTGTCAAGGGCTGTTTTTTAGGCATGGAAATACCCCATAGGGTAAAGGCGTGTAAAGCCTTGCCCTATGGGGTTTTGCGTAAATAATATCAATTTTTTACGGCGTAGTTCGGCAGTTAGCCGTTAGCGGCGGAAATGCTTATACTATTCAGAAAACTTCATTGTTTCGATAACTAAGTTAGACGGATATCGTGTACGCACTGCAATTTCGTTTTCGTCAAATTCACAGTCGGGAGGCAGTGGCGAAACAGGGAATAGTTCCTCCATACGCTTGATGTATAATTTATTCTTTGCTAATAAATTTACATAGTCGCTTATTTTCATGCGGTAAGTTGTAAAAACGAAATCATCTTCCACGCGCCACTTCCATTGCATAGGGCCAACATAGCTGTAGTTTGGGTTGGCGTTGTCCTCGGGCCACAACTCAGTTGCGCCAACACACGCCATAACAGGGTGTGTTGCACTAAAAACAAATCGTCCGTTTGGTTTCAATACACGGCTGACTTCCTCGCATACTTTGCCAAAATCCTTTGCATATCCGATTGCATTCATACAAATAACTAAGTCAAATGATGTTGATTCGGCAAATGACAAGTCAACCATATCAGAACAGGTGGTAGTAATATTAACCCCTGCTTTTTTGGCAACTTGTTCCCCTATTTTTAATTGCTCTATTGATATATCGGAACACTTGACCGTTGCGCCTTTCTTTGCTAACACTATTCCGCAATTGCAAGTTCCCGAACCAATTTCAAGAACAGATAAGCCGCTTACATCTCCAATTATATTCAAATCTTTATCGGTGGGATAATCGTAACTTTCAAAATCAATATCATCTAATGATAAATAATCCTCTTGATAAAACCTTGATGCGTGCAAATTCCATGATTCCCTGTTCATATCGTTCATTATCATATCCCCCTGTCCAAAATATAAAAACTACGCGCCAATGGGTGCGTGTGTGCGTAGTG
Protein-coding sequences here:
- a CDS encoding class I SAM-dependent methyltransferase translates to MNDMNRESWNLHASRFYQEDYLSLDDIDFESYDYPTDKDLNIIGDVSGLSVLEIGSGTCNCGIVLAKKGATVKCSDISIEQLKIGEQVAKKAGVNITTTCSDMVDLSFAESTSFDLVICMNAIGYAKDFGKVCEEVSRVLKPNGRFVFSATHPVMACVGATELWPEDNANPNYSYVGPMQWKWRVEDDFVFTTYRMKISDYVNLLAKNKLYIKRMEELFPVSPLPPDCEFDENEIAVRTRYPSNLVIETMKFSE
- a CDS encoding helix-turn-helix domain-containing protein; the protein is MTIKIGAKIKALRKKADVTQDRLAEHLGVTAQAISRWESEICYPDIEILPAIADFFNVSLDELVGMNQKQKENKINEYIEKANKEQCAGNFAEAVSVYREAVSQYPSSYKLQAFLASAIGCMDNGVKISLEAANEAINICRRILEDCVDDQIRYHALNILCWVYCRQLDDFDKAMDIVVRLPKIYGSQEFVQAETLKVRMPSEKAEEFVYSFVSALLIIFDKQGLAYCNNKKVMLEMLIGELNGLLSRLDT